One window of the Colletotrichum destructivum chromosome 4, complete sequence genome contains the following:
- a CDS encoding Putative GroES-like superfamily, NAD(P)-binding domain superfamily, with protein MHAALVNSWGSPPTYTTTADLPPPSPTQIRLRVLAAGVHRLVLSRATGKHYTSTTLPHLPGADGVGEDPTTGQRYYFSALATGSFAEFVNIERDMLAPLPETADAVAVAAYTNPVMSSWMAFAARTAAATAVREPGFSVAILGVTSASGRVAVDVARSKGAGRVIGIARNAAAMAEMELDERIVLLAGGETDWSKLGEVDVVLDYVYGPPVVELLKALPASEREVQFVHVGSVSGDGDISLPGAVLRGKRVAIRGAGPGSWTMAEYAKELGGMVGVSSGLKGDNVTVIGFKDVEKGWTEAGIGKNRVVFVSEDLLSRDEI; from the coding sequence ATGCATGCGGCCCTCGTCAACTCGTGGGGATCCCCCCCGACctacaccaccaccgccgacctcccgccgccgtctccgacCCAGATCCGCCTGCGggttctcgccgccggcgtccacCGCCTGGTCCTCTCTCGCGCCACCGGGAAGCACTACACATCGACGACGCTCCCACACctccccggcgccgacggcgtcggcgaggatccGACGACAGGGCAGCGCTACTACTTCTCCGCGCTCGCCACGGGCTCCTTTGCCGAGTTCGTCAACATCGAGCGCGACATGCTTGCCCCCTTGCCCGagaccgccgacgccgtcgccgtcgcggcctACACGAACCCCGTCATGAGCAGCTGGATGGCCTTCGCAGCGCGCACTGCCGCGGCAACGGCAGTGCGGGAGCCCGGGTTTTCGGTGGCGATCCTGGGCGTCACGAGCGCGAGCGGGAGGGTCGCGGTGGACGTCGCGCGCTCAAAAGGCGCCGGGAGGGTCATTGGGATCGCGCGGAacgcggcggccatggcggagaTGGAGCTCGATGAGCGGATTGTCCTCCTCGCGGGGGGGGAGACGGACTGGTCGAAGCTGGGAGAGGTGGACGTTGTGTTGGACTACGTCTATGGCCCCCCAGTCGTCGAACTGCTCAAGGCGCTGCCCGCCTCGGAGAGGGAAGTACAGTTCGTCCATGTTGGCTCCGTGTCCGGCGACGGGGATATCAGTCTTCCCGGGGCCGTTCTGAGGGGTAAGAGGGTTGCGATCCGGGGAGCCGGTCCGGGGAGCTGGACGATGGCGGAGTATGCGAAGGAGCTTGGAGGGATGGTGGGTGTGAGCTCGGGGTTGAAGGGGGACAACGTTACTGTGATTGGGTTTAAGGATGTTGAGAAGGGCTGGACAGAAGCTGGGATCGGAAAGAACAGGGTTGTGTTTGTGAGTGAAGATCTTTTGAGTCGTGATGAGATCTAA
- a CDS encoding Putative Cellulose-binding domain, fungal, GDSL lipase/esterase, SGNH hydrolase superfamily, producing the protein MARITASVLFTASLALTANAQAPVWGQCGGNGWGGSTSCAAGSYCSSQNPWYYQCVPGTTPAASSTRVTSVPASTTSRAVTTTALTTTAASVRSSSSSRAPSSTSVPVPVPSGPKYFITFGDSYSQTGFNINSTKPNPQNPLGNPALPGWTASGGLDWVGFMVTQFNASLTYSYNLAYGGATTDASLIAPYTSTVLSFIDQVAEFSRSLAPRPAWAPWTADNTLVGVWMGVNDVGNAFWSSNREALLVQVLAKYFEQLQILYDAGVRKFVLLSVPPTQKTPLMLANGADSNAQLAAAIKQYNDLIVSNLAAFKTKNAGVTSWIVDTAAAFDKAIANPTAYGSPDATCFNADGVSCLWFNDYHPGVQIQRLVGQAVAQAVGQAVAQAVGAPWFTA; encoded by the exons ATGGCTCGCATCACGGCTTCCGTCCTTTTCACCGCCAGCTTGGCGCTTACGGCCAACGCTCAAGCTCCCGTCTGGGGGCAATGCGGCGGTAACGGCTGGGGCGGCTCGACCAGCTGCGCCGCGGGATCGTACTGTTCCTCGCAGAATCCCTGGTATT ACCAATGCGTTCCCGGAACCacaccggcggcgtcctcgaccaggGTCACCAGCGTCCCTGCCTCAACCACAAGCCGCGCCGTGACGACTACCGCCTTGAcaaccaccgccgcctctgtGCGCTCAAGCTCGTCCTCCCGcgccccgtcgtcgacgtccgtCCCAGTACCGGTCCCGTCCGGCCCCAAGTACTTCATTACCTT CGGCGATTCGTACTCCCAGACGGGCTTCAACATCAACTCGACAAAGCCCAACCCTCAGAACCCGCTCGGCAACCCGGCTCTGCCCGGCTGGaccgccagcggcggcctcgactgGGTCGGCTTTATGGTGACGCAGTTCAACGCCTCCCTGACCTACTCCTACAACCTCGCCtacggcggcgccaccacCGACGCCAGCCTCATCGCCCCTTACACCAGCACCGTCCTCAGCTTCATCGACCAGGTCGCCGAGTTCTCGCGCAGCCTGGCCCCGCGACCCGCCTGGGCGCCGTGGACCGCCGACAACACGCTTGTCGGGGTGTGGATGGGCGTCAACGACGTCGGCAACGCGTTCTGGTCGTCGAACCGCGAGGCGCTGCTCGTCCAGGTTCTGGCCAAGTACTTTGAGCAGCTGCAGATTCTGtacgacgccggcgtcaggAAGTTTGTCCTCCTCAGCGTGCCAC CAACCCAAAAGACCCCCCTCATGCTCGCCAATGGCGCCGACTCCAACGCCCAGCTCGCGGCCGCCATCAAGCAGTacaacgacctcatcgtcAGCAatctcgccgccttcaagaCCAAAAACGCCGGGGTCACGTCCTGGATCGTCGACACCGCCGCTGCcttcgacaaggccatcgccaacccGACGGCATACGGCTCGCCCGACGCCACCTGcttcaacgccgacggcgtcagcTGCCTGTGGTTCAACGACTACCACCCGGGCGTGCAGATCCAGCGGCTCGTCGGGCAGGCCGTCGCACAGGCCGTCGGGCAGGCCGTCGCacaggccgtcggcgcgcCGTGGTTTACCG CGTAG
- a CDS encoding Putative Acyl transferase domain superfamily, phosphopantetheine binding ACP domain, thiolase, which translates to MSTYKRPQSEPIAIVGTGCRFAGDVTSPSKLWDLLTNPRDLSQEVPPNRFHAQGFYHADGEYHGATNATQGYFLEQDHRVWDAGFFNITPKEAEAIDPQQRIILEVVYEALESAGYNIEKYAGRKVAVFAGLMTADYDTLCQRDDITSNQYFATGNSRAILSNRISYFFNFRGPSMTIDTACSSSLVALHQAVLSLRSGECEMACVAGANLMITPEQFISEASLHMLSPTGKSRMWDVSADGYARGEGFAALFVKPLSQALRDGDSVISIIRETGVNSDGRTQGITMPSPLAQAELIRDTYRRSGLDALSPTDRCQYFEAHGTGTQAGDPREAQAISTAFFGDKASATADEDEQKLVVGSVKTVIGHTEGAAGLAGLLKVVHAMINRSIPPNLHLETLNPSVRPFYGHLHVPVDIVPWPRAPAGQPLRGSVNSFGFGGTNSHAIIERYEPSIHDQVARHFAPALGVSAAIRTTPAYDLEAPSVGLPLLLSAKSQKSLVAVVRSLRDFMRTHTDKSADEIAWNLYAHRSALTYRTSVSSDSREGIIASLDGLLAKAGSSSSNPELGVRAKLNGGEVKTLGIFTGQGAQWSGMGRQLFHSNAVYRAAIESLEKVLRSCPHPPTWSLVDELIHQEDATRINIAALSQPLCTAVQVALIDLLASIGVSFHTVVGHSSGEIAAAYAAGVLSARDAMLISYYRGKSAHLAGGQDGGKGMMMAVGMTRAEASALCERDGVRGRVWVAASNAPSSVTLSGDVDAVKALQAELTEDKKFARLLVVDTAYHSAHMERPAAQYMKDLAGCGIEPRERNSKTVWVSSVYADGTEPSIEELKGSYWRDNMVKPVSFYEAIGLALTSQGPFASAVEVGPHPALKGPVQQTVKAVSGGVLSYAGVLDRKKDDRHAFAEFLGFTWNYFGTDAIDWKPLISNSSQPNLLGSRMELPSYPWDHSQMHFRESRVAHQYQFRQQGPHELLGVRTRDDTEFELRWRNILKLETVPWIQHHKFQGQALLPASAYCVLALDAARAVLNGRPAAVVELTDLEFMSGISLESNTYGVETLVSLSIQPSSSSTKGGGRLAGKVIDGAFTITSCYADGVTPMQKNFTGNLRIYLGEPSEDALPARDPATAETLPADTDSFYQMMSEIGLDYTGPFRALEDIDRRYNFCSATLQRFHEADTTGLGVSPATLDSCFHSVFAAVASPGDKSLWTSFLPRSIDKIRFNLALCDTKRGEQGASSSSLVVDSVITQEIPRTKTATTKFVGDMGIYNARGEMEIQVEGLMVASFANSRPEDDKELYLTTVMDLDPEHEMVTADLSQEDVATERVLLEACERVARFYVHDEASLKDIAMSSSSPTFFTPPATPHSPTKAVSSFSSASSAPTETTASPWPQDTPETLDAYIAQSPFQHALSFIRLLGENIPDVLPAMLSTIIQEAKQLYRFRSHVSRVVSQLAHRYPRMRVLGLTDPETALTEHVIDGLGTSFVSYTVGTETDKNLLARFSSEAVRRKIDTEKHTRILENDDGEDNNNNSSLQPFDLVVLTTSVIKGAEQRDKLKQVRSLMKPGGYLILIHESMSPLRDRLRRAFGVKRLAEEPLTPPEWPDLLDECGFARVSKNAEQFFAPDFSLIVRQAESDLKQTALAPLLSSGRLGGAVVGQPRVAGHTVIIGAAENTAELSAEIHEKLVPLCDSIDIIADLDALQPAVFNEISSVVFLADLDEPMMSTMTPARLDLFRALMAPEKVVLWVTMNSRAGNPEHAATFGFARSMLAEIPSLKLQMLDLDSRRDAGGIVAETFLRLGMRDLRAAAADGELLWSHENEIFMEHGRRLVPRMLPWKEGNDRVNCPRRLVSDEVNTLRQCVEVISSQSGDGSAAYTTNIVEETDMDEGSIGGGGVGGMAIPEQSVIQVAYSSVEVVNFGLKYASHVCVGKEVTSGELCLAMAKSNSSYVTVPDSCVFQLSSSNIDPKLLLGLVLRYIVALSVAEDMMEQTVLLLEPDAALLECMREVFEAKGATVVACTTTSSAKNKGFFGQRYIHPYASNRELKALFPAAGAAVIDFLPEGSELSEAILDCLPENCEYHSRFSLLTSEHVVALGDSMDIEHLWEMAIGKAITNVRSAKGAQIGLPDLETISVPQLLDHHTASSKPFQMLDWRAERKVQHVAKPLFGTQLLRPYKTYVLVGLTRDMGQSLCNLFFEHGARHLVLASRNPNMEPRWIADLAAKGCQVRMERLDVTSVDSVRTFKQRLASPAEDGGCGMPPVAGIVNGAMVLDDRVFAQMDVDTWDRVLRPKTVGSSNLDAVFCEADMEFFIMTSSFAAPGGHGGQSNYAAANMYMNGLAANRRLRGLAGSVLNMGVVYGLGLLHRERNDIYAFLERDGYPPISERDIHHMFLEAIVAGRPVEGQVYDITTGLSRYAVNRVDLLHWQRDARFSHFTFDDGEDAGGEGGNEGKISLKDAIRAVVEGGVDEVARVLTEGFARYLEVVLGQGEGSVKGEHSVGELGMDSLVAVEVRGWFWKVVERDVSVMKILGSASVAKLCHEVAEGYVNEKSKA; encoded by the exons ATGTCTACATACAAGAGACCCCAATCCGAGCCCATTGCCATTGTCGGCACGGGGTGTCGGTTTGCTGGCGACGTCACCTCCCCCTCAAAGCTATGGGACCTCCTCACAAACCCTAGAGACCTCTCGCAAGAAGTGCCTCCAAACCGGTTTCACGCCCAAGGCTTCTAccatgccgacggcgagtaTCACGGCGCAACAAACGCCACACAGGGTTACTTCCTCGAACAGGACCACCGCGTCTGGGACGCCGGCTTCTTCAACATTACGCcaaaggaggccgaggccattgACCCGCAGCAACGCATCATCCTCGAGGTTGTCTACGAGGCGCTCGAGTCGGCCGGGTACAACATCGAAAAGTACGCCGGCCGCAAGGTGGCCGTGTTCGCCGGACTGATGACAGCCGACTATGACACGCTATGCCAGCGCGACGACATCACGTCGAACCAGTACTTCGCCACGGGCAACTCGCGGGCGATCCTCTCGAACCGGATATCCTACTTCTTCAACTTCCGCGGCCCGTCCATGACCATCGACACAGCCTGCTCGTCGAGCCTCGTGGCGCTGCACCAGGCCGTACTGAGCCTGCGGTCCGGCGAGTGCGAGATGGCCTGCGTGGCGGGCGCCAACCTGATGATCACGCCGGAGCAGTTCATCAGCGAGGCCAGCCTGCACATGCTCAGCCCGACGGGCAAGTCGAGGATGTGGGATGTGTCCGCCGACGGGTACGCCCGCGGCGAGGGCTTCGCGGCGCTGTTTGTCAAGCCCCTGTCCCAGGCTCTCCGGGATGGCGACTCGGTCATCAGCATCATCCGCGAGACGGGCGTCAACTCGGACGGCCGCACCCAGGGAATCACGATGCCGAGTCCcctggcccaggccgagctGATCCGGGACACGTACCGCCGGTCCGGTCTGGACGCCCTGAGCCCGACCGACCGGTGCCAGTACTTCGAGGCCCACGGCACAGGGACGCAGGCGGGCGACCCGAGAGAGGCGCAGGccatctcgacggccttcttcggcgACAAAGCATCGGCCACGgcagacgaagacgaacAGAAGCTCGTCGTTGGTTCCGTCAAGACGGTCATCGGCCACACCGAGGGCGCCGCGGGCCTCGCCGGTCTGCTGAAGGTCGTCCATGCCATGATCAACCGCTCTATCCCGCCTAACCTGCACCTCGAGACGCTGAACCCGAGCGTGAGACCGTTCTACGGCCACCTCCACGTCCCCGTAGACATTGTCCCATGGccccgggccccggccggTCAGCCGCTCCGCGGAAGCGTCAACTcgttcggcttcggcggcacCAACTCGcacgccatcatcgagcgGTACGAGCCGAGCATCCACGATCAGGTCGCGAGGCACTTCGCCCCGGCCTTGGGGGTGTCTGCTGCTATCCGGACTACCCCCGCGTATGATCTCGAGGCACCCTCCGTTGGACTCCCGTTGCTGCTCTCGGCCAAGTCGCAAAAGTCCCTTGTCGCCGTTGTCCGGTCTCTACGCGACTTCATGAGGACTCACACCGACAAGTCggccgacgagatcgccTGGAACTTATATGCCCACCGCTCAGCGCTGACGTACCGCACCTCCGTCAGCAGCGACTCTCGTGAAGGGATCATCGCcagcctcgacggcctcctcgccaaggctgggtcgtcgtcgtcgaaccCGGAGCTCGGCGTCCGGGCCAAGCtgaacggcggcgaggtcaagaCGCTCGGCATCTTCACCGGCCAAGGGGCCCAGTGGTCCGGCATGGGCCGCCAGCTCTTCCACTCCAACGCCGTCTaccgcgccgccatcgagtCTCTCGAGAAGGTCCTCCGGAGCTGCCCTCATCCTCCTACGTGGTCCCTCGTAGACGAGCTCATCCACCAGGAGGACGCCACGCGCATCAACATCGCCGCGCTGTCTCAGCCCCTCTGCACGGCCGTCCAGGTCGCCCTCATCGACCTCCTCGCGAGCATCGGCGTCTCGTTCcacaccgtcgtcggccactcCTCTGGCGAGATCGCGGCCGCGTATGCCGCAGGCGTGCTCAGTGCCCGCGACGCCATGCTCATCTCCTACTACCGCGGCAAATCCGcccacctcgccggcggccaagacggcggcaagggcatGATGATGGCCGTGGGTATGACTCGcgccgaggcctcggccctcTGCGAGCGGGACGGCGTCCGGGGCCGCGTCTGGGTCGCTGCCAGTAACGCGCCGTCCAGCGTCACGCTCTCGGgtgacgtcgacgccgtcaaggcgcTCCAAGCCGAGCTGACGGAGGATAAGAAGTTCGCccggctcctcgtcgtcgatacGGCGTACCACTCGGCGCACATGGAGCGGCCGGCCGCGCAGTACATGAAAGATCTGGCGGGCTGCGGCATCGAGCCGAGAGAGCGGAACTCGAAGACCGTCTGGGTGTCTAGTGTCTACGCAGACGGCACGGAGCCGAGcatcgaggagctcaagggcaGCTACTGGAGGGATAACATGGTCAAGCCCGTCTCCTTCTACGAGGCAATTGGCCTTGCTCTCACCTCCCAGGGGCCGTTTGCCAGCGCAGTTGAGGTCGGACCTCATCCCGCTCTCAAGGGTCCAGTCCAGCAGaccgtcaaggccgtctcCGGCGGTGTTCTCTCGtacgccggcgtcctcgaccgcAAAAAGGATGACAGACACGCGTTTGCCGAGTTCCTCGGCTTCACTTGGAACTACTTCGGcaccgacgccatcgactGGAAGCCCCTGATCTCGAACTCGTCCCAGCCCAACCTCCTTGGCTCAAGGATGGAGCTGCCTTCGTACCCCTGGGACCACAGCCAGATGCACTTCCGCGAGTCCCGCGTCGCCCATCAGTACCAGTTCCGCCAGCAAGGCCCCCATGAGCTGCTCGGCGTCCGCACCCGCGACGACACCGAGTTCGAGCTGAGATGGCGCAACATCCTCAAGCTCGAGACGGTGCCGTGGATCCAGCACCACAAGTTCCAGGGCCAGGCTCTGCTCCCGGCGTCTGCTTACTGCGTGCTGGCCCTGGATGCCGCGCGGGCCGTCCTCAACGGTcgcccggccgccgtcgtcgagctgaCGGACCTCGAGTTCATGAGCGGCATCTCCCTCGAGTCCAATACCTACGGAGTCGAGACGCTCGTGTCTCTGAGCATCCAgccatcctcttcgtctACCAAGGGAGGGGGCCGCCTGGCCGGCAAGGTCATCGATGGGGCCTTCACCATCACCTCGTGctacgccgacggcgtcacGCCGATGCAGAAGAACTTCACGGGCAACCTGCGGATCTATCTCGGCGAGCCCTCCGAGGATGCCCTCCCGGCACGAGACCCGGCCACGGCCGAGACGCTGCCGGCAGACACGGACTCGTTCTACCAGATGATGTCTGAGATCGGGCTGGACTACACGGGGCCTTTCCGGGCTCTCGAGGACATCGACCGGCGGTACAACTTCTGCTCGGCGACGCTCCAGAGGTTCCACGAGGCCGACACCACAGGCCTCGGCGTCAGCCCGGCGACCCTGGACAGCTGCTTCCACTCCGTCTTCGCCGCTGTGGCCTCGCCTGGAGACAAGTCGCTCTGGACGTCCTTTTTGCCGAGGAGCATCGACAAGATCCGCTTCAACCTGGCCCTCTGCGATACAAAGCGTGGTGAGCAGGgtgcttcgtcttcttcgctgGTGGTCGACTCTGTCATCACGCAGGAGATCCCGCGCAccaagacggcgacgaccaAGTTCGTGGGTGACATGGGCATCTACAACGCCCGCGGCGAGATGGAGATCCAGGTTGAAGGTCTCATGGTCGCATCGTTCGCCAACTCCAGGCCCGAAGACGACAAGGAGCTCTACCTGACGACCGTCATGGACCTCGACCCGGAGCACGAGATGGTCACGGCTGACCTCAGCCAGGAGGACGTCGCCACGGAGCGCGTGCTGCTCGAGGCCTGCGAGAGGGTCGCGCGGTTCTACGTCCATGACGAGGCCTCCCTCAAGGACATcgccatgtcgtcgtcgtctcccacCTTCTTCACACCTCCCGCGACGCCTCACTCTCCTACGAAAGCCgtctcttctttctcctccgcctcgtctGCGCCGACCGAGACGACTGCCAGTCCCTGGCCGCAGGACACGCCCGAGACCCTCGACGCCTACATCGCGCAGTCCCCCTTCCAGCACGCTCTCAGCTTCATCCGCCTGCTGGGCGAGAACATCCCGGACGTCCTCCCGGCCATGTTGTCGACCATCATCCAGGAGGCCAAGCAGCTGTACCGCTTCCGGTCCCACGTCAGCCGTGTCGTCTCCCAGCTCGCCCACCGCTACCCGCGCATGCGCGTGCTGGGCCTCACGGACCCCGAGACGGCCCTCACAGAGCAcgtcatcgacggcctcggcacctcGTTCGTGTCGTACACCGTCGGCACCGAGACGGACAAGAACCTGCTCGCGCGGTTCTCTTCCGAGGCCGTCCGGAGAAAGATTGACACGGAGAAGCACACCCGGATCCTggagaacgacgacggcgaggacaacaacaacaactcgTCCCTCCAGCCCTTTGATCTGGTCGTGCTGACGACGTCCGTGatcaagggcgccgagcAGCGTGACAAGCTCAAGCAGGTCCGGAGCCTCATGAAGCCCGGGGGCTACCTCATCCTCATACACGAGTCCATGAGCCCCCTCCGGGACCGACTCCGGCGGGCGTTCGGCGTCAAGAGACTGGCCGAGGAGCCCCTGACACCGCCCGAATGGCCGGACCTTCTGGACGAGTGCGGCTTCGCGCGGGTCTCCAAGAACGCCGAGCAGTTCTTCGCGCCGGACTTTTCTCTCATCGTCCGGCAGGCCGAGTCGGACCTCAAGCAGACGGCGCTGGCTCCACTTTTATCTtccggccgcctcggcggcgccgtagTGGGGCAACCCCGGGTAGCTGGACACACCGTCATTATCGGCGCGGCCGAGAACACGGCCGAGCTGTCCGCGGAGATCCACGAGAAGCTGGTCCCCCTGTGCGacagcatcgacatcatcgccgacctcgacgcgcTCCAGCCGGCCGTCTTCAACGAGATctcctccgtcgtcttcctcgccgacctggaCGAGCCCATGATGAGCACCATGACCCCGGCGCGTCTCGACCTCTTCCGCGCCCTCATGGCGCCCGAGAAGGTCGTCCTCTGGGTCACGATGAACTCCCGCGCCGGCAACCCGGAGCACGCGGCGACCTTTGGCTTCGCCCGCTCCATGCTCGCCGAGATCCCCAGCCTGAAGCTGCAGATGCTCGACCTCGACTCGCGTCGGGACGcgggcggcatcgtcgccgagaccttcctccgcctcggcatGCGGGAtctccgcgccgccgccgccgacggcgagctcctcTGGAGCCACGAGAACGAGATCTTCATGGagcacggccgccgcctcgtgccGCGCATGCTGCCCTGGAAGGAGGGCAACGACCGCGTCAACTGCCCGCGGCGGCTGGTCTCGGACGAGGTCAACACGCTCCGGCAGTGCGTTGAGGTCATCTCGTCTCAGTCCGGCGATGGCTCGGCCGCTTACACGACTAacatcgtcgaggagacggatATGGATGAAGGTAgtatcggcggcggcggcgtcggcggcatggcGATCCCTGAGCAGAGCGTCATCCAGGTCGCCTACAGctccgtcgaggtcgtcaactTCGGGCTCAAGTACGCCTCCCACGTCTGCGTCGGCAAGGAGGTCACCTCGGGCGAGCTGTGcctcgccatggccaagTCCAACTCGTCCTACGTCACGGTGCCCGACTCGTGCGTTTTCCAgctgagcagcagcaacatcgaCCCCAAGCTGCTCCTGGGCCTCGTCCTGCGCTACATCGTCGCCCTgtccgtcgccgaggacatgATGGAGCAGACCGTTCTCCTCCTGGAGCCGGACGCTGCGCTCCTCGAGTGCATGAGGGAGGTCttcgaggccaagggcgccaccgtcgtcgcctgcaCGACCACCTCCTCTGCGAAGAACAAGGGCTTCTTCGGCCAACGGTATATCCACCCTTATGCCAGCAACCGCGAGCTCAAGGCCCTcttcccggccgccggcgccgccgtcatcgacttCCTCCCGGAGGGCAGCGAGCTTTCCGAGGCCATCCTAGACTGCCTGCCCGAGAACTGCGAGTACCACTCCCGCTTCTCCCTGCTGACCTCggagcacgtcgtcgccctcggggACTCGATGGACATCGAGCACCTCTGGGAGATGGCCATCGGCAAAGCCATCACCAACGTCAGGAGCGCCAAGGGGGCTCAGATTGGCCTCCCGGATCTCGAGACCATCTCGGTGCCGCAGCTGCTGGACCACCACACGGCGAGCAGCAAGCCCTTCCAGATGCTCGACTGGCGCGCCGAGCGTAAGGTGCAGCACGTCGCGAAGCCCCTCTTCGGCACGCAGCTCCTCCGGCCCTACAAGACGtacgtcctcgtcggcctcacGCGCGACATGGGCCAGAGCCTGTGCAACCTCTTCTTCGAGCACGGCGCCCGCCACCTCGTGCTCGCGAGCCGCAACCCCAATATGGAGCCGCGGTGgatcgccgacctcgccgccaagggGTGCCAGGTCCGCATGGAGCGGCTCGACGTCACGAGCGTCGACAGCGTGCGGACCTTCAAGCAGCGCCTGGCCTCtcccgccgaggacggcggctgcggcatgCCCCCCGTtgccggcatcgtcaacggcgccatGGTGCTCGACGACCGCGTCTTCGCCCAGATGGACGTCGACACCTGGGACCGCGTGCTGCGTCCCAAGACGGTGGGGTCCAgcaacctcgacgccgtcttctgCGAGGCGGACATGGAGTTCTTCATCATGACGTCCTCTTTCGCGGCCCccggcggccacggcggccaGAGCAACTACGCGGCGGCCAACATGTACATGAACGGGCTCGCGGCGAACCGGCGCCTCCGCGGCCTCGCTGGCTCGGTGCTCAACATGGGCGTCGTCTACGGCCTGGGTCTGCTGCACCGCGAGCGCAACGACATCTACGCGTTCCTCGAGCGGGACGGCTACCCGCCCATCTCGGAGCGCGATATTCACCACATgttcctcgaggccatcgtcgctGGCCGCCCGGTCGAGGGCCAGGTGTACGACATCACGACGGGGCTGAGCCGATACGCCGTCAACCGCGTGGACCTGCTGCACTGGCAGAGGGACGCGCGCTTCTCGCACTTTACctttgacgacggcgaagatgccggcggcgagggagggaaCGAGGGCAAGATCAGCCTGAAGGACGCCATcagggccgtcgtcgagggcggcgtcgacgaggtggcgCGCGTCTTGACCGAGGGCTTCGCGCGGTacctcgaggtcgtcctcgGACAGGGCGAGGGCAGCGTCAAGGGCGAGCAcagcgtcggcgagctgggcatGGACtcgctcgtcgccgtcgaggtgaGGGGCTGGTTCTGGAAGGTCGTCGAGAGGGACGTCTCGGTGATGAAGATTCTCGGCAGCGCAAGCGTTGCGAAGT TGTGCCACGAGGTTGCTGAGGGCTATGTCAACGAGAAGAGCAAGGCATAA